AGGCCGTAGAGCGGTGGGATCCAGGACAACCGCTGCTGCAACGCGACCGCTTCGCTCAGCTCCCCGTTACACCAGTGCTGATAAATGCCGCAGGTCAGCTCCGGGGCAAAGTTAGCACTGGCGGGGATCGCGCCGTCGCCGCCTAAAATCAGGGTGCCAAACAGATATTCATCATATCCGGAGAACACAGCAAAATCCGGGCGCAGCGGTTTCACCGCATGAATCACTTCGCGAATATGATTTAAGGTATCAACGGTATCCTTCAGACCCACGATATTCGGGCATTCCACCGCCAGACGCTGGATGCAGGAAACAGGGATCGACTGACCGGTCAGCGCCGGGAAGTTATACAGCATGATCGGTACCGGTAGCTGTTCGGCGATATAGCGGAAATGTTCGAAAAGATATTCATCGGCCAACGGGTTGTACCACGGGTTGATCACTACCACGCCGTCGGTACCTGCCTCCAGCGCTTTGCGACCAAACTCAATCGTCGCCTGGGTTCCCGAGTGCGAGATGCCAATCAGTACCGGTTTACGTCCCGCGACGTACTCAATGCCAAACTTCATCACCTCCAGGCGCAGGCTATCAGACATATGGGCGAATTCGCCCGCGCTGCCGAGAAAAAAGAGTCCATCCACATCGCTGGCAAGCAGATGGTCAATCAGCCGCGACATCGCCGGACGATCCAACTGCTCGTGCTCATCAAACAATGTAGGGACCGGGGGAATAATGCCGCTAAATTTCGTACTCATGTGTCACTCCTGATGTTCTAAAAGATATCGGTTAAAGACGCCTGCGCGTCATGCTTCCCTCAACCGATAGAGTTCGTGTGCGTTGTGGCTAAAAAAGTTCTCTTGCCAGGCGCGGCCCTGCCCCTCGGTAATGCGCATTAGCGTATCGACCCACGGGATCAGTCCGGTATTCAGTAAGCAAACCGGGAAGTTGCTGGCGAAGACGATCCTGTCGGCGGAAAAGATCTCCAGGCACTGTTCAACGGTCGGACGTACCAGACTGATATCGCCATCAACGGGAATATTGACCCCGGAGACTTTGCACCAGACGTGTGGCTGCTGCGCCAACGCCTGCAAACGTTGCCGCCAGTTCGCCGCGTAGGTTGCCTCCTCCTTCAGCCGGACGCTATCAACATTGCCCATATGATTTAGCACCAGGGTCGTTGACGTCCGTTCAGCCAGCGCCACCGCATCCGCCAGATCTTCATTGCGCAGGCAGACCTCAAAGCAGAGCCCTGCTTTACCCAGCGCATTAACATTATTGAGAAAATCAGAGGTCAGGCAGGCGCCAGGCCGCTGGCTGGCAACATGCAAAACGTGGCGTATACCTTTGATCGCCGAATGGTACTTACCGGCGTCAAGCCAGCGTGAGACCGCATCTGGCTGTTGCAGGTCGAGGGAGATAATGCCGCCCTCGACAAAATTCGCCGGATCTTCACAGAGTTCGTGCAGAAATAGGCTTTCCTCATCTCGCTGCTCGGGCGCGACGTCAACCTCGACGTACAGCGCCCGGTCGATACACCACTTTTCCTGGTCAACCCGCGCGCGATAATCCTGCCAGCTAACATCATGATTCAACGCCGGAACCGCACTAAGCCACGGCAGACGAAAGCGCGACAGATCCCATAGATGAAGATGCGTATCGGTAATGTGCAACATGCCAGACCTCCCGTAGTAATCAGTATTTCACCGCTGTCGCACCGCTAACGGTTGACTGGTAGCAGGCTTCCACCACGCACATGGTTTTCCAGGCGTCATTGATGTCGTTAAGCCAGATATAATTTGGATCCTCAAGTTTGCACTGTAGCCCCGCCATCGGACCAATAAAGGCATCCGGGAACCAGGTCCCTTCAATTGCTAACGTTCGCCACCCTTTGCCATCATCAAGGATGAATTCAAATTTATCGTCAGCGCCCTGCGGATAATTTAAAATAACCCCAATCTGGATTTTAATAGCCCCTTTAGTGCCTTCTATTTTGAAGAAACATTCCTGTTTGTCCGGGGAGTAATCATGACCATGGTTAGTATGAATATTGGCACGAATAACATCGCCATAGTCCATGATAATCGATGAACGAGTTTGCGCCAGCTCCATCATTTTAGGATGCTTCATGGTTTTACAATAAACGGACTGGGGGTCGCCAAGGAAGAAACGAATCGCGTCGATATAATGTATGCTGTGGTAATTAACCTCCATCCGTTCTTTCTCAAAAAGAAATTGCCAAAGATTCCACGGTGTTTGACAAATAACTCGCATTTCAACGTCATGAATATCGCCAAGCAGACCTTCATCAATCATTTTCTTCGCGGCGATCATAAAGGGGGCGCGACGTAGCTGGAAATTAATACCAGCGGTAATATTTTTCTCATGACAACAATCAAGAATAGCTTTCGCCTGTTCAATGGATTCGCCCATCGGTTTTTGAATCAATACGCCAGCCTGCGAAGGGAGTTTCTGTAAAATCGGCAAAATTTCTGAGGCCGGTACGGCGATATCAAATACGCAGTCTTCGGATCCCGCCAGCGATACCAGCTCCTCAATCGTCTGACAGGTATGAGGAATATCCCACTGCGAAGCCACGCTTTGTGCTTTCTGATAATCCCGGTCATACAGACCAAGAACCCGGAATCCGGCTTTGCGATACGCGGGTAAATGTGAGTCAGTGACAATACCGCCAGCACCAATAATGACGATAGGTTTACTGTTTTGCGGCATGTTCAGTTGTGTTGTCATCTCTTTATCCTCTTCTTTATGCTAATCCGTTGGCATATCCAACGATAACGACGGACAGAACCAGAATAACGTTACCCAGCAGCATAACTTTTTTCGGCTTTTCATAGCCTTGCCACTCACCTGTTTTGAGTCCCCAGGCGTTGGAAATAATCAGCGCCCCGGAGAGGAACGCTATCCAACCAATGACCGGCCCCAGCTCGCCCAGCAGCGCTGTGGACTTGGCATATAATCCTAATGCGGCAAACCAGATCCCTCCTGTCAGTAATGCTTTAAACCATGCAAAGGAAGAACCTGGGCGGGCGAAGTCGCTGAACGTGTTGTTTTTTCTCAATACCCACAGCGCATAGCCGATATTGGATATGAAGCCGCCGGAGGCAAAAACGATGACGTAAGCAATCAGGCTGGCGCTCACCGGATTAATACCATCTTCCACTGCCAGCGCGCTGGCCCGACTGGCGTAGGTATAGCCGACGTTCATCGCCGCGGTACCAAATCCCGAGGCCAGCGCCATCAATAGCCCGCTGACAAATTTATCGTTTTTGACCCGCGAAGCATCCTGCTTTGACTCTTTATCTTTGAGAATACCGGCTTTGGTGATAACCCCTACGCCAATTAGCATCACCGCCATTCCGGCCAGCAGCCAGCTCATTGAGTTAGCAGGTGGTATTTTGTTAAGGATAAATAACGGAATTAGCGAACCGAGCGAGCATCCTACCCCGGTATTAATTCCGACGGTTAACGACATGCCAATATTATCAATGCCTTTACCATACCAGATGGCACTAATACCCCAAAGAAAACCGCAGGCGGCGGCGATAGCTAAAATCCAACCGGGCGTCATCAGGATGTATTTTAAAAATCCTGGAACTTCAATCCACGTCCAGACAATAGGAATGATCAGTATGCCGATAATAGAAAATATCACCCAAAAGGCTTCCCAGGAAAATGGCCGGTAATTTTTCATCCCCAGCCCAAAGCTTCCCTGGAACATACAAGCGATCATCAATACAAAAAATCCCGCTAGCATAGAGCATCTCCTGTTAATTAGATTATTTACTCAAGGATTATCCTCATTGTTTTGTTCATATATGTGAATTAATGACCACAAATAAAAACTAATCGAAAACTAACTCTCGTTTTTTTAATGGTCAATCGAAATAAAACTTCAATTATTATTTTTCAATGCTGATCACAAATTCACCTAATCTGACTACAAAAGTATCAGTAGCTGTGACTCAATGGTAGTGCGGTAGTACCAATTTTATGTGAAGTTCATTGCAAAAAGGAGTTGTTATGGTGACGTTGAGGGGCATTACCTGGGGTCATAGCCGCGGATTCACATCCGTTGTCGCAACCGCACAGCGGTTTAGCGAACTGCATCCCGACATCGAAATTTTATGGGAAAAACGTTCATTGCAGGCCTTCGCCGATGGCGATTTGGATGAACTGGCGCGGCATTACGACCTGCTGGTTATTGACCATCCGTGGGCGGGCTTTGTCGCGGAGAAAGCGATCCTTTTGCCTCTGCAAAACCATTTACCAAAAGCGTATCTTGACGATCAGGCGGCCAATTCGGTAGGCGGCTCCCACGAAAGCTATCTATTTAACGGTTTTCAAAGCGCCCTCGCCATTGATGCGGCCACGCCTGTCGCGGTCTATCGGCCCGATCATCTGCAACAAGGGCAGTTCGCCCTGCCAGCAACCTGGCAAGACTTACTCAGCCTTGCCCGCAGCGGCAAAGTGATTTACGCCGGGATCCCGATCAACTTGTTGATGGATTTCCTGATGCTCTGCGCCACCCGCGGCGGCACCTGGTTTGACGAGGAAAACATTACCCACCGCGACACCGGCATCGAAGCGCTTGAAGCGCTGCGCGAACTGGCCAGCCACTGTTCAAAAGAGATTTTTGACTACGACCCTATCGCCGTTCACGAACAGCTTTCGACCCGTGATGAGTGGAGCTACTGCCCCTTCGCCTATGGCTATTCAAATTATTCCCGCGCCGGATATGCTCGCCACCTGCTGAAGGCGACCGATGTGGTCTCCTGGCACGGCGAGCCGCTGAAAACCGTGCTTGGCGGGACGGGACTGGCCATTTCCGCGAAATGTCCGCATCAAGAGGCTGCCCTCGCCTACGCCAGCTATACCGCCTCGGCAGAGGTACAGAAAACCCTCTTCTTTGATAACGGCGGTCAGCCGGGCCATCGCGGGGCCTGGCTTGATAAAGAGGTGAATCGCCGCAGTCTGGATTTCTTCATCGACACCCTTCCCACTCTTGATCGCTCAGCAAAGCGTCCGCGCTACAGCGGCTTTTTGAACTTTCAGGATCACGCTGGCGATGTGGTTCAGGAGTATGTGATGCACGGTGGCAACAGCGCTGCTGTCTTTGCCCACCTGAACGCGCTTTATCAAAAATCACGCGGCTTAATGGGGTAACTATGCTTCCTTTAACAGGTTTAGTGGTACTGGATTTCAGCCAGTTTCTGGCCGGGCCTTCCGCTGCGCTGCGCCTGGCGGATATGGGGGCCAGGGTCATCAAAGTGGAACGTCCTCAGGGTGGGGATGCCAGCAGAAACCTGAGCCTTAATAATCAGTGGATTAATAATGACAGCCTGCTTTTTCATACTATTAATCGCGGTAAAGAGAGCTACACGGCAAATCTGAAAGAGCCCCAGGAGCTGGCTGCGGTTAAGCAGTTGATCGCGCAGGCCGATGTTCTTATCGAAAATTTTCGCCCCGGCGTGATGGACAAAATCGGTCTTGGCTATGAACAGGTGAAGGCGCTCAACCCTCGTCTGGTCTATGCATCCGTGACCGGATACGGGACCGAGGGGCCGTGGGTTAAAAAACCCGGTCAGGATCTGCTGGTGCAGGCCATGTCGGGGCTCACCTGGCTCAACGGCAATCAGGACCAGCCGCCGACGCCGTTTGCGCTCTCGGTCGCCGATTCACTTGCCGGTGCACATCTGGTCGAGGGGATCCTTGCCTGCCTGATTCGTCGGGGGAAAACTCAGCCTGGAGGACGTGTTGAGGTCAGTCTGATGGAGTCGCTGCTCAGCATGCAGTTCGAAGTACTGACCACCTGGCTCAACGACGGACATCAACCGCCTTGTCGTAGCGCGGAAAATAACGCCCATGCTTATCTCGCCGCGCCTTACGGTATTTATCCTACGCAACAGGGCTATATCGCGCTCGCTATGGGCTCAGTGGTTGAGTTGGGCGAAATCTTGGGTTCTCCCGCGCTCGCCGAATATTGCAAACCGGACGAATGGTTCAGCCGTCGGGATGAGATCAAGCAGGTGATTGCTGGGATTCTGGCGACAGATAGCGCCGCGTTTTGGGTCACCCAACTTGAGGAGGCGGGTTACTGGTGCGCTGAAGTTTGCGACTGGCAAACGCTGACGGCAAGCGAGGGATTCCAGGCGCTGGATATGATCCAGCATGTCAAACTTGAGGACGGCAACACGATCGCGATGCTGAAATCCCCGCTGCGCTTTAATGGCGCACGCGCCTCCTCTTCCCGCCCGGCTCCAGCGTTAGGCGCAAGTAGCGCACAAATTCAGGCCGATTTTCATTTACGGGAGGCAGAGAAATGAAACCACTGTCAGGTATTAATGTACTGGATTTCAGCCAGTTCCTTTCCGGCCCGTCGGCTGCGCTTCGGCTTGCCGACCTTGGGGCCAGCGTAATCAAAATCGAGAATCCCGATGGCGGCGACATCTGCCGCAAGCTCTACATTTCCGAACTGGAAATTGATGGCGACAGCTCGTTATTCCACGCCATTAACCGCAATAAAAAAAGCATCACCGTCGATCTCAAAGATGCAGCGCAAAAAAGCAGGCTGCGGCCGCTTCTCGAGCAGGCAGATGTGGTCATCTTTAATTACCGTCCGGGCGTATCAACGCGGCTCGGCCTGGACTATGCGTCGCTGCGGGAGATCAATCCCGGTCTGATATACGGTGAAATTTCCGGCTACGGCGACAGCGGCCCTTGGGTTTCGCGTCCTGGTCAGGATTTACTGGTGCAGGCACTCTCAGGTCTGTGTTGGCTCAACGGCAACCGGGATCAACCGCCGCTTCCTTTTGGGCTGTCCGTCTGCGATATTTTCGCCGGGGAATATCTGGTTCAGGGCCTGATGGCCGCTCTGGTACAGCGGGCGAGAACCGGCACGGGATGCCTGGTCCAGGTGAGCCTGCTGGACGCTATTCTCGATCTGCAGTTTGAAGTTCTCACCACCTGGCTGAACGATGGACGACAGCCGCCAACGAGAAGCGCGGTCAATAACGCCAATGCCTATATTTCCGCGCCTTACGGCATTTATCCCACCGCCGATGGTTTTATTGCGCTGGCGATGGCCCCCATCCCCCGGTTGGGAAATTTGCTGGGCTGCACCGCGCTGCTGGAATTTAACGAGCCGCAGCAGTGGTTTACCCGGCGAGATGAGATCAAGCAAATTTTGCTCGACCATTTGCGGCACAAAAAGAGCGAGGAGTGGTTGAGTATTCTGGAAGCGGAGGATATCTGGTGCGCACGGGTAATGGACTGGGAGCAGCTCATTGCCAGCGAAGGTTTTCAGTCGCTGAAGATGCTACAGGAAGTGCGTTTGCAGAGCGGGAAAACCCTGCAAACCACCCGCTGTCCGATAAAAATCGACGGCGAGATCTTCACCAGCACCGTGGGCGCACCACCACTTGGCGCGCATAATCCGGGGTAATTTCATCACACCCTGCGCTCTTACCCGGGCTACGAGATCGCAGACGGCTGAAGACGGGTAGCCCGGACAGATGCGCAGCATCGCTTCCGGGGAAATTCTGCTCCCCTGCGGCCTTCCTCCCGGGGACGGCGCGATGCGCCTTGCCCGGGCTACGGGATCGCAGACGGCTGAAGACGGCCGCGACCCGGGGGGGGGCAGCGACTATTGCGCCAGTATCCGGCACTCTTTCATCACTGGCAGAATGTCCTCCAGCACCAGTGATTCCCATTCGTAAGCAAGAAACGTCACGCTAAAAGCCGCCACCATTTTGCCATTTGAGGAGTAAATAGGTAGCGCAACGCAGGCCGCGCGTTCATTGGCCTCGCGTTGCTCAATCGCGTAACCCTGCTCGCGTACCTGACGGAGTTCCGCCAGCAACACCGGTAACGAACTTATTGAGTCCACTGTCATTTTTTCCAGCGGCGCGTCGCCATACAACTGCACAAGTTCTTCATCGCGATATTGGCTAAGGAGCACTTTGCCAACGGCGGTACAGTGCGCCGGGAGATGGTTGCCAATATGCCGCATCAGTGAGAGATCGTCCTGAGCCAATGCTTTTGCCAGATAGACCACCTGCTTACCATCGAGAATCGCCGCGTGGCTGGTTTTGCCCAGACGCTTACTTAAAAAAGCGGTCAACAGCCGCAGATCGCGAACCAGGTCGGTGCTCTCAATGCAATTAGCGGCGATTTTTATCAGCGCCAGACCCGCGTGATATAGCCGTGTATCCGGCATATACAGCAGATAGTCGTTATCGAGAAATTCCTGAATCAGGCTGTGGGCGGAGCTTCTGGGGATGTCGAGGCTGGTTTGCAGGTCGGTGAAACTTAGCCCCTCGCGGTGGCTGGCAATCAGCTCCAGAAGGCGAAACGATCTTTCAGCAGATTTAACCTTGGCCATATTAGTTATCTTTATTATCCGCGATGCGATCATAGAATTTGCGTGAAGACTGATAGAACGACTTGAGATTTTTACGCAACTGAACCTTATCCCGCAGAACAAAGGCTTCATGAATATTCAGTCGCAGCTTAAAGCTGTGCGCCATGGCACCGTCGGCATTCAGTAATTTGCGCGAAAATTCCTTACGCAGCATCACGATAGTCTGCATTAACTTGTCATAAATCTGGTTGCCGCACAGGCGTCCCATTAGCAGATCGTACTCATCAAGCAACTGGTGATAGGCCTCCGGCTGACCATCCTGCGAAATCAGTTCCGCCATCTGGTCAATTATCGCCTGAAAACGGATATGGTCGTCGTGAGTCACTACGGTTATCGCGGTGAGATAAACCTCTTCTTCTATAAGCTTCCTCGCCGCATAAATTTCATCGAGGTTATGAATCTCCTTATGGAAGATCCAGGTCATCGTCTCTTCAGGCAGCTGTGGTTTGTTCTCACAAACATAGCTGCCATCGCCTGGTTTTATCTCGATAAGCCCAATCAGCGACAGTGCGCGCAGCGCTTCGCGCACCCGGCTGCGCGTGACATTGAACATCTCACCCATCGCCCGTTCATTCGGCAAACGCTGCCCGGGCTTCAGCTTTCCGGAGGTGATCTGCGAGGCTATCTGCTCCATAATCTGTTCGGTCAGGGTGGTTTTCTTCAGTGCGGTCACATCCATGATATTTTCCATATACGGACAAGGTTCATATCCATGAATTTACGGAAGCCAGGTCCGTTGTGCAACACTTTGATGTTCACTATTCCAGCAGCATCGCAGAATAAATGGGCCACACTGGCGCGGAAAGCGCCTTCACGGCATAAATTTATCGATCATCGAGGATGCATGTAAATAATGAGATAATGCTAAGAGCGAATGAAATGAGTTAAAGCCAAACTTTTCGATTAATTTTCTTTTATAGTTACTATAAACTTTTGGCGAAACGCCAAGTAGATCGGGGTAATCTTTTGCCAGTAAATTAAATTTCATAATAAAAATATACTGAAACTCTCTCTCCGTTAAGTTAACGTCCTCCCCGACGGGAATACCATCGGTCACTCTGGAAATTATGCTGGCGATATGTGCTGTGCGTTTTTTATTTATCAAACAGACAATGTTATCTTCGACTCTGAAGCAGACAAAATTCTTTTTCATTTCAAAGCTATTGATAAGAAAATGGAACTGCGCGTTGGTGTGAGATGTGTACTTAGTTAAACACAAATCAACCAGATTTGCGTCCCTGAATGGCTTGATATCATTTATTTTCAGTTGTATGGCTTTTTTGAAAAAATAGTTGGGGCTGAAAATAGTTAACATCCCTTTCCCTCACGAAAGTTCAATAATCCTTTATAGATGTGCGCATAGCACACTCCATGGGCATATACCCATGAGTGAAGAGGGTGAATTATAAAGTTATTTATTCTTTATTGTCCAGACGGTCAATTTTAAGAAAAATCCATCACTGGTTGAAGTTATTTGAATTCTTAACGCCCGTATGTAGTGACTATTGCTTTTGTGATTTTAGGATTTTTCTCATCACCTCCCTGAAATGTGCGTTGATATAGATTAATATTCTAAAAATAAGCGATAACTAACAAATTAAATCACTTAAAGTTAATTTATCAACATATAAAGCCGTGCTTATGAATATTCTGCGTCAGAGAGTGTAAAACGTTGGTACACCTTCTAAACGTTTGTTTGCCATTCGTTTAGAAAGTGTAAGTTCACTTTTTAGCGGAATCATCAGGCATGACGAATGCGTATGCTGATTTTTGTGATGACGCTAGGTTCTGTTTCTGGCCAGCAATATAATAATAAACAGGCCGCCGATTCCCGCAGTGATAATGCCAATCGGCAGCTCCTGCGGGGCCAGCAGCGTCCTGCTGACAATATCGCCGCCGCATAAAAGTACCGCCCCCCACAGGCCGCATAGAGGGAGCAAAAGCCGATGCTTAACGCCGGAAAAATAGCGGCACATATGCGGCACCATCAACCCGATAAAACCAATCACTCCGGTTAACGCCACCAGCAAAGAAGTGGCCAGCGCGCAGCAGAAGAAAACCTCCATCCGCAGGCGACTGACGTTAATGCCTAATGATTGCGCCGTCTGTTCACCGGCCAGCAAACCATCCAGCGAACGCCAACGTAGCAGGACAAAAGCGCCGAGAAACAGCAGACTAAATATGGCATAAGGCAGATTATCCCAACGCGCTAACCCCAGCCCTCCCAGCGACCAGAACAGCACCGAACTGGCGGCCCGCTGATCGCCGGAGAAGATCAGATAGCTGGTCAGCGCACCAAATAAAAAAGAAATAGCCAGCCCGCAGATAACCAGATGTTCAGCACCGCGCTGTTTTTTAAAATGAAACAGCAGCATCACCGCCACGGCGGAACAAATCCCGCCGACAAACGCCGATACCGGTAGAGTTAGTGCGCCAAGCCGCTCGCCAAATCGGGTGATCACCAGTACCGCCCCCGCCGATGCGCCGGAGGAAAGACCGAATAAAAAGGGATCGGCCAGATCGTTGCGGGTGGTGGTTTGCAGCAGTCCCCCCACCATCGCCAGAACAGCTCCCGTGAGTACGGCGAGCAGCGTTCTCGGGACGCGTAGATCAATCACAATGCGCCTGACCATCTCAGAGACTGGAACGTCCATGAGCCCTAATGCGCCCAGTACCTGAATCAGCGATAACGGTACGCTGCCTTTGGCAACGCTGAGCAGCATTAACCCAGCTAAAACAAGCAGCGCACCCCATATTGCCCAATGGTAACGGTATGCAGAAAAGGTCATTGGTTTGCCGTCGGGTACATCGCGCGCGCCAGCTTCTCTACCGCTTTAATATTGGCCGGCCCCGGGGTCAACTCAGCGTATTGCAACTTCAGATAACGCTGATGCTTCACCGCCGGTGTCATCTTCATTAACGGGTGATTTTCGAGGAAATGACGAAGCGTATCCGCCCCGCTTCCGGTCTGATAATCCAGGAGAATAATAAAGTCCGGTTCCGCTGTCGCAACGCTCTCCCACGAGGTCGTCCCCCAGCTAATATCCAGCCCGTCCATCACGTTTTTACCTCCGGCAGCTTCGATAATCGCCGTTGGCATAGCGTAGCGACCGCTGGTGAAAGGTTTATCCTCGCCCGAATCATAAACAAACACTTTCAACGGTTGAGTACCCTGCGGCGGTTTTGGCAGCGCACTGAGCGTTTTTTTCCAGCCGTCGACTAACACCTGCGCTTCTTTCTGCTTGCCGAAAATCTTACCCAGCGTCAGCTCATCGTTATACAGCAGATCCATACTCGCTTTGCGTTTATCGCCAGAAGTAAAAACGCAGCTTTCACTTAATACGAAGGTCTTAATACCATATTTATCAAGGACGGTTGGCGTCACCTCGCCGCCCACTTTCATACCGTAATTCCAGCCTGCGAAAAAGAAATCGGGATTCACTGCCAGCAACGTTTCCAGTGAAGGGTATTTAGGGGCCAGTTCGGGAATTGATCCCATCGCCTTTTTAAATTCCGCCGTCATTTTATACCAACCGCTAATACCGGTTAGCCCAACAATGCGGTCCTGTAAACCGAGTGCGAAAGCCATTTCAGACATATTAAGATCATGGATAACTGCCCTCTTTGGGGCTTGCGTGAATGTCACTGGCGTCCCGCAACTCTCAATGGTGACCGGATAATCAGCAGCGCACACCGCAGTAACCGACATAATAGCAATAATACCCACAAGCCACTTATTCATTACGATCCTCATATATTTATCAGGCATAGCCTGGTACCTCAAAAATACGCAGCGCCTTACCCGTATCAGGGTGCGGTACGGTAAAACAGGTCAAGCCGAAAACGGGATAAAGCTGTTCAGAGACAAGTACCCGCTCCGGTATATCCCAGGCCACCGCACGCCCTTGCGACAAAAGCAAAACGCGATCGGCAAACGACTCAACCAGTGATAAATCATGCAGCACCGCCACCACCGTGATTCCTTTACTTTTTACCAACGAAAGCAGTTCCACCCGGCCTGGAGGATCCAGATGATTAGTTGGCTCATCCAGCAACACCAGCGCGGGTGACTGAGCCAACACCCGAGCCAGCGCCGCTCGCTGCCTTTCTCCGCCGGAAAGCGCAGACAGCGAACGCTTTCGCAACCTCTGCAATCCTGTATCGTTAATGGCCCGGGTCACGATGGTTTCATGTTCACAATGCGGCATATCGCGGGCGTGGGGAATGCGCCCGAGAGCGACGTAATCCTCAAGAGCCAGCCTCATATCGGGGGTATCATTCTGCGCGAGCACCGCAATCTGCTTAGCGCGCTGCTGTCGCGACAGTTCGCTTATGGGGCGTCCGAACAGCAGGATGTCGCCATTCAGCGTGGTCAGTTCTCGATCGATCGCCCGCAGCAGTGAGGTTTTACCGCTGCCGTTTGGCCCAATGACCGCCAGACACTCACCCTTTTTGGCTTCAAAATGGACGCTGGATAGGAGTTCCCCGCCTCCGGGACGCGGTAATGATGCAATATTGACGCTGAGCACCGGGTCAACAGTCGTACAACACGTTGTCAAACTCTCCTCCATTAGCAGGCTCTTCTCCTCTCTTCAGAGTGGATTGCTGAAACACTCAATTTTTTCATCTTTCTCCGCCCAGAAAAGATGATAATCATTATCATTTAAAAAGAAAGGCGAATAGTCACATATTTCATAATGATTATTTATATATGTTATAACATAACATTTAATCATGATAATTGACAACCTAGTCTCCGGCCTGACCCGGAATACAAAAACTCAATCGCTTCCTGCACTGTTCACCCGCAATTTTGCCAACTCCCTCACAAAATTCTGCGTCTGAAAATTCTGTCCATATGGTCGGGATTCTTGCCTATCACGCCTTTTCTGCCACCTCCTTACAGTAAGCCCATGTCATTCACATCGTAACGTATGTTTTTTCAGCCAACAGGAGTAGTGGTACATGATCGATTTTAATGATCCCCGTCAGGTCGCAAAGGCCATCCAGTTCACCAACGTCAACCCGGACTTAACCCGTGAAGGTCTTATTCAGCATCTGAATGTCTGCATGGAGTATCAGTTCGATGCGGCAATGATCGCACCGTGCTGGGTCTCCGTCGCCAAAGACGTAATGAAAGGAACCGGCATTCGCGTCGCCACCACCGTGAACTTTCCTCAGGCCAACGACACGACGGCAATGAAAATCGCCGTGGTTAGAGAGCTGGCCAAAGAAGGCGCAGATGAATTTGATTTCCCACCGAACCCTGGCTTTTTGCTCGGCGGAATGGATGACCTCTATTTCAACGAACTGAAGGAAGTCACCCACATCGCCCAC
This Klebsiella sp. RHBSTW-00484 DNA region includes the following protein-coding sequences:
- a CDS encoding CaiB/BaiF CoA transferase family protein translates to MLPLTGLVVLDFSQFLAGPSAALRLADMGARVIKVERPQGGDASRNLSLNNQWINNDSLLFHTINRGKESYTANLKEPQELAAVKQLIAQADVLIENFRPGVMDKIGLGYEQVKALNPRLVYASVTGYGTEGPWVKKPGQDLLVQAMSGLTWLNGNQDQPPTPFALSVADSLAGAHLVEGILACLIRRGKTQPGGRVEVSLMESLLSMQFEVLTTWLNDGHQPPCRSAENNAHAYLAAPYGIYPTQQGYIALAMGSVVELGEILGSPALAEYCKPDEWFSRRDEIKQVIAGILATDSAAFWVTQLEEAGYWCAEVCDWQTLTASEGFQALDMIQHVKLEDGNTIAMLKSPLRFNGARASSSRPAPALGASSAQIQADFHLREAEK
- a CDS encoding CaiB/BaiF CoA transferase family protein: MKPLSGINVLDFSQFLSGPSAALRLADLGASVIKIENPDGGDICRKLYISELEIDGDSSLFHAINRNKKSITVDLKDAAQKSRLRPLLEQADVVIFNYRPGVSTRLGLDYASLREINPGLIYGEISGYGDSGPWVSRPGQDLLVQALSGLCWLNGNRDQPPLPFGLSVCDIFAGEYLVQGLMAALVQRARTGTGCLVQVSLLDAILDLQFEVLTTWLNDGRQPPTRSAVNNANAYISAPYGIYPTADGFIALAMAPIPRLGNLLGCTALLEFNEPQQWFTRRDEIKQILLDHLRHKKSEEWLSILEAEDIWCARVMDWEQLIASEGFQSLKMLQEVRLQSGKTLQTTRCPIKIDGEIFTSTVGAPPLGAHNPG
- a CDS encoding IclR family transcriptional regulator is translated as MAKVKSAERSFRLLELIASHREGLSFTDLQTSLDIPRSSAHSLIQEFLDNDYLLYMPDTRLYHAGLALIKIAANCIESTDLVRDLRLLTAFLSKRLGKTSHAAILDGKQVVYLAKALAQDDLSLMRHIGNHLPAHCTAVGKVLLSQYRDEELVQLYGDAPLEKMTVDSISSLPVLLAELRQVREQGYAIEQREANERAACVALPIYSSNGKMVAAFSVTFLAYEWESLVLEDILPVMKECRILAQ
- a CDS encoding FadR/GntR family transcriptional regulator; protein product: MDVTALKKTTLTEQIMEQIASQITSGKLKPGQRLPNERAMGEMFNVTRSRVREALRALSLIGLIEIKPGDGSYVCENKPQLPEETMTWIFHKEIHNLDEIYAARKLIEEEVYLTAITVVTHDDHIRFQAIIDQMAELISQDGQPEAYHQLLDEYDLLMGRLCGNQIYDKLMQTIVMLRKEFSRKLLNADGAMAHSFKLRLNIHEAFVLRDKVQLRKNLKSFYQSSRKFYDRIADNKDN
- a CDS encoding FecCD family ABC transporter permease, translating into MTFSAYRYHWAIWGALLVLAGLMLLSVAKGSVPLSLIQVLGALGLMDVPVSEMVRRIVIDLRVPRTLLAVLTGAVLAMVGGLLQTTTRNDLADPFLFGLSSGASAGAVLVITRFGERLGALTLPVSAFVGGICSAVAVMLLFHFKKQRGAEHLVICGLAISFLFGALTSYLIFSGDQRAASSVLFWSLGGLGLARWDNLPYAIFSLLFLGAFVLLRWRSLDGLLAGEQTAQSLGINVSRLRMEVFFCCALATSLLVALTGVIGFIGLMVPHMCRYFSGVKHRLLLPLCGLWGAVLLCGGDIVSRTLLAPQELPIGIITAGIGGLFIIILLARNRT
- a CDS encoding ABC transporter substrate-binding protein, which encodes MNKWLVGIIAIMSVTAVCAADYPVTIESCGTPVTFTQAPKRAVIHDLNMSEMAFALGLQDRIVGLTGISGWYKMTAEFKKAMGSIPELAPKYPSLETLLAVNPDFFFAGWNYGMKVGGEVTPTVLDKYGIKTFVLSESCVFTSGDKRKASMDLLYNDELTLGKIFGKQKEAQVLVDGWKKTLSALPKPPQGTQPLKVFVYDSGEDKPFTSGRYAMPTAIIEAAGGKNVMDGLDISWGTTSWESVATAEPDFIILLDYQTGSGADTLRHFLENHPLMKMTPAVKHQRYLKLQYAELTPGPANIKAVEKLARAMYPTANQ